A genomic region of Salvelinus alpinus chromosome 12, SLU_Salpinus.1, whole genome shotgun sequence contains the following coding sequences:
- the LOC139535963 gene encoding engulfment and cell motility protein 2 isoform X2, whose protein sequence is MPPPSDIVKVAIEWPGANAQLMEIDQKKPLSSIIREVCDGWSLSGSEQFALRYADGPQLYITEQSRSEIKNGTILRLAISSARAARQLLDRIQSHGIDSRLEALKELAKLSADPTFATEFISMEGIGTLARLVESGTHFGEMLAFTLTAFLELMDHGIVSWDLISLSFIKQVGKVSVECNRDCIICGSVGEIAGYVNQPMVDVSILQRSLAILESMVLNSHSLYHRVAQEITVGQLIGHLSNQEIQTYAIALINALFLKAPEDRRQEEHTNPLDQRLTEMASTLAQKHLRSIILNHVIRGNRPIKAEMAHQLYVLQVLTFNLLEERMMTKMDPSDQAQRDIIFELRRIAFDGENDPSGTEKRKAMYTKDYKMLGFTNHVNPAMDFTQTPPGMLALDNMLYLAKLHQDTYIRIVLENSSREDKHECPFGRCAIELTRMLCEILQVGELPNEGCNDYHPMFFTHDRAWEEFFCVCIQLLNKTWKEMRATAEDFNKVMQVVREQITRTLAMKPSSLDQLKGKLRGLSYSEILRLRQSERMSQDDFQSPPIIELRERIQPEILELIKQQRLNRLCEGSCFRKLGNRRRQEKFWFCRLSLNHKVLHYGDLDESPQGEVPFELLTDKIPVSDIKSVVTGKDCPHMKEKSALKQNKEVLEQAFSILYDPDENLNFVAPNKYEYCIWTDGLCALLGREMGSDLTRSDLDTLISMEMKLRLLDLENITIPEAPPPVPKEPSTYNFTYNYG, encoded by the exons ctGGTCTCTGTCTGGCTCGGAGCAGTTTGCCCTGCGTTATGCTGACGGTCCTCAGCTCTACATTACTGAGCAG AGCCGTAGTGAAATCAAGAATGGAACCATCCTTCGATTAGCCATATCTTCT gcCCGTGCAGCGCGGCAGCTCCTGGACAGGATCCAGTCGCACGGCATAGACTCCCGCCTGGAGGCCCTGAAGGAGCTGGCCAAGCTGTCAGCTGACCCCACCTTCGCCACTGAGTTCATCAGCATGGAGGGCATTGGGACCCTGGCGCGCCTGGTGGAGAGTGGCACCCA CTTTGGGGAGATGCTGGCCTTCACTCTCACAGCCTTCCTGGAGCTGATGGACCATGGCATTGTGTCCTGGGACCTTATCTCTCTGTCCTTCATCAAACAG gttggaaaggtcagtgtggagtgcaatagagactgcatcatctgtggatctgttggggag ATTGCGGGCTACGTGAACCAGCCGATGGTGGACGTATCCATCCTGCAGCGCTCACTGGCCATCCTGGAAAGCATGGTCCTCAACAGCCACAGCCTCTACCACCGGGTGGCGCAGGAGATCACCGTTGGACAGCTCATCGGGCACCT GTCCAATCAGGAGATCCAGACATACGCCATCGCACTAATCAACGCCCTCTTCCTCAAGGCACCAGAGGACAGGCGGCAG gAGGAGCATACTAACCCCCTGGACCAGCGGCTCACA GAGATGGCGAGCACCCTGGCACAGAAACACCTACGATCCATCATCCTCAAT CATGTTATCCGAGGCAACCGACCTATCAAAGCTGAGATGGCACACCAGCTGTACGTGCTGCAGGTGCTTACCTTTAACCTTTTGGAAGAACGGATGATGACCAAGATGGATCCCAGTGACCAG GCCCAGAGGGACATTATTTTTGAGCTGCGCAGGATTGCGTTTGATGGGGAGAATGACCCTAGTGGCACAGAGAAGAGAAAGGCCATGTACACCAAGGACTACAAGATGCTGGGTTTCACT AACCATGTGAACCCTGCCATGGACTTTACTCAGACCCCTCCAGGAATGCTGGCCCTGGACAACATGCTCTACCTGGCCAAGCTGCACCAGGACACCTACATCAGG ATTGTTCTAGAGAACAGCAGCCGCGAGGACAAACACGAGTGTCCCTTCGGACGCTGTGCCATCGAGCTCACCCGAATGCTGTGTGAGATACTACAAGTGGGAGAATTGC CCAATGAGGGCTGCAACGACTACCACCCCATGTTCTTTACTCACGACCGGGCGTGGGAGGAGTTCTTCTGCGTCTGCATCCAACTGCTCAACAAGACCTGGAAGGAGATGAGGGCCACGGCTGAAGACTTCAACAAG GTGATGCAGGTGGTTCGGGAGCAGATCACCCGGACTCTGGCTATGAAGCCCTCGTCCCTGGACCAGCTAAAAGGGAAACTACGAGGCCTCAGCTACTCTGAGATCCTGCGTCTGCGCCAGTCAGAGAGGATGAGCCAGGACGACTTTCAGTCACCACCCATCAT tgaaCTGCGTGAGAGGATCCAGCCAGAGATACTGGAGCTGATTAAGCAACAGCGACTGAACCGCCTGTGTGAGGGAAGCTGCTTCCGCAAGCTTGGCAACCGCCGCAGACAAG AGAAGTTCTGGTTTTGCCGCCTGTCTCTGAACCACAAGGTGCTTCACTATGGAGATCTGGACGAGTCTCCCCAGGGGGAAGTACCTTTTGAGCTGCTCACCGACAAGA TCCCCGTGTCTGATATCAAGTCAGTGGTGACGGGGAAGGACTGTCCCCACATGAAAGAGAAGAGTGCACTGAAACAAAATAAG GAGGTATTGGAGCAGGCCTTCTCCATCCTGTACGATCCTGATGAAAACCTCAACTTTGTGGCTCCCAACAAATACGAG TACTGTATCTGGACTGATGGGCTGTGTGCGTTGTTGGGGCGAGAGATGGGCAGTGACCTCACACGCAGCGACCTGGACACGCTCATCTCCATGGAGATGAAGCTCCGCCTCCTGGACCTGGAGAACATCACCATACCCGAAGCCCCTCCCCCCGTGCCAAAGGAGCCTAGCACTTACAACTTCACCTACAACTACGGCTGA
- the LOC139535963 gene encoding engulfment and cell motility protein 2 isoform X3, producing the protein MPPPSDIVKVAIEWPGANAQLMEIDQKKPLSSIIREVCDGWSLSGSEQFALRYADGPQLYITEQSRSEIKNGTILRLAISSARAARQLLDRIQSHGIDSRLEALKELAKLSADPTFATEFISMEGIGTLARLVESGTHFGEMLAFTLTAFLELMDHGIVSWDLISLSFIKQVGKVSVECNRDCIICGSVGEIAGYVNQPMVDVSILQRSLAILESMVLNSHSLYHRVAQEITVGQLIGHLQVSNQEIQTYAIALINALFLKAPEDRRQEMASTLAQKHLRSIILNHVIRGNRPIKAEMAHQLYVLQVLTFNLLEERMMTKMDPSDQAQRDIIFELRRIAFDGENDPSGTEKRKAMYTKDYKMLGFTNHVNPAMDFTQTPPGMLALDNMLYLAKLHQDTYIRIVLENSSREDKHECPFGRCAIELTRMLCEILQVGELPNEGCNDYHPMFFTHDRAWEEFFCVCIQLLNKTWKEMRATAEDFNKVMQVVREQITRTLAMKPSSLDQLKGKLRGLSYSEILRLRQSERMSQDDFQSPPIIELRERIQPEILELIKQQRLNRLCEGSCFRKLGNRRRQEKFWFCRLSLNHKVLHYGDLDESPQGEVPFELLTDKIPVSDIKSVVTGKDCPHMKEKSALKQNKEVLEQAFSILYDPDENLNFVAPNKYEYCIWTDGLCALLGREMGSDLTRSDLDTLISMEMKLRLLDLENITIPEAPPPVPKEPSTYNFTYNYG; encoded by the exons ctGGTCTCTGTCTGGCTCGGAGCAGTTTGCCCTGCGTTATGCTGACGGTCCTCAGCTCTACATTACTGAGCAG AGCCGTAGTGAAATCAAGAATGGAACCATCCTTCGATTAGCCATATCTTCT gcCCGTGCAGCGCGGCAGCTCCTGGACAGGATCCAGTCGCACGGCATAGACTCCCGCCTGGAGGCCCTGAAGGAGCTGGCCAAGCTGTCAGCTGACCCCACCTTCGCCACTGAGTTCATCAGCATGGAGGGCATTGGGACCCTGGCGCGCCTGGTGGAGAGTGGCACCCA CTTTGGGGAGATGCTGGCCTTCACTCTCACAGCCTTCCTGGAGCTGATGGACCATGGCATTGTGTCCTGGGACCTTATCTCTCTGTCCTTCATCAAACAG gttggaaaggtcagtgtggagtgcaatagagactgcatcatctgtggatctgttggggag ATTGCGGGCTACGTGAACCAGCCGATGGTGGACGTATCCATCCTGCAGCGCTCACTGGCCATCCTGGAAAGCATGGTCCTCAACAGCCACAGCCTCTACCACCGGGTGGCGCAGGAGATCACCGTTGGACAGCTCATCGGGCACCTGCAagt GTCCAATCAGGAGATCCAGACATACGCCATCGCACTAATCAACGCCCTCTTCCTCAAGGCACCAGAGGACAGGCGGCAG GAGATGGCGAGCACCCTGGCACAGAAACACCTACGATCCATCATCCTCAAT CATGTTATCCGAGGCAACCGACCTATCAAAGCTGAGATGGCACACCAGCTGTACGTGCTGCAGGTGCTTACCTTTAACCTTTTGGAAGAACGGATGATGACCAAGATGGATCCCAGTGACCAG GCCCAGAGGGACATTATTTTTGAGCTGCGCAGGATTGCGTTTGATGGGGAGAATGACCCTAGTGGCACAGAGAAGAGAAAGGCCATGTACACCAAGGACTACAAGATGCTGGGTTTCACT AACCATGTGAACCCTGCCATGGACTTTACTCAGACCCCTCCAGGAATGCTGGCCCTGGACAACATGCTCTACCTGGCCAAGCTGCACCAGGACACCTACATCAGG ATTGTTCTAGAGAACAGCAGCCGCGAGGACAAACACGAGTGTCCCTTCGGACGCTGTGCCATCGAGCTCACCCGAATGCTGTGTGAGATACTACAAGTGGGAGAATTGC CCAATGAGGGCTGCAACGACTACCACCCCATGTTCTTTACTCACGACCGGGCGTGGGAGGAGTTCTTCTGCGTCTGCATCCAACTGCTCAACAAGACCTGGAAGGAGATGAGGGCCACGGCTGAAGACTTCAACAAG GTGATGCAGGTGGTTCGGGAGCAGATCACCCGGACTCTGGCTATGAAGCCCTCGTCCCTGGACCAGCTAAAAGGGAAACTACGAGGCCTCAGCTACTCTGAGATCCTGCGTCTGCGCCAGTCAGAGAGGATGAGCCAGGACGACTTTCAGTCACCACCCATCAT tgaaCTGCGTGAGAGGATCCAGCCAGAGATACTGGAGCTGATTAAGCAACAGCGACTGAACCGCCTGTGTGAGGGAAGCTGCTTCCGCAAGCTTGGCAACCGCCGCAGACAAG AGAAGTTCTGGTTTTGCCGCCTGTCTCTGAACCACAAGGTGCTTCACTATGGAGATCTGGACGAGTCTCCCCAGGGGGAAGTACCTTTTGAGCTGCTCACCGACAAGA TCCCCGTGTCTGATATCAAGTCAGTGGTGACGGGGAAGGACTGTCCCCACATGAAAGAGAAGAGTGCACTGAAACAAAATAAG GAGGTATTGGAGCAGGCCTTCTCCATCCTGTACGATCCTGATGAAAACCTCAACTTTGTGGCTCCCAACAAATACGAG TACTGTATCTGGACTGATGGGCTGTGTGCGTTGTTGGGGCGAGAGATGGGCAGTGACCTCACACGCAGCGACCTGGACACGCTCATCTCCATGGAGATGAAGCTCCGCCTCCTGGACCTGGAGAACATCACCATACCCGAAGCCCCTCCCCCCGTGCCAAAGGAGCCTAGCACTTACAACTTCACCTACAACTACGGCTGA
- the LOC139535963 gene encoding engulfment and cell motility protein 2 isoform X4, whose protein sequence is MPPPSDIVKVAIEWPGANAQLMEIDQKKPLSSIIREVCDGWSLSGSEQFALRYADGPQLYITEQSRSEIKNGTILRLAISSARAARQLLDRIQSHGIDSRLEALKELAKLSADPTFATEFISMEGIGTLARLVESGTHFGEMLAFTLTAFLELMDHGIVSWDLISLSFIKQVGKVSVECNRDCIICGSVGEIAGYVNQPMVDVSILQRSLAILESMVLNSHSLYHRVAQEITVGQLIGHLSNQEIQTYAIALINALFLKAPEDRRQEMASTLAQKHLRSIILNHVIRGNRPIKAEMAHQLYVLQVLTFNLLEERMMTKMDPSDQAQRDIIFELRRIAFDGENDPSGTEKRKAMYTKDYKMLGFTNHVNPAMDFTQTPPGMLALDNMLYLAKLHQDTYIRIVLENSSREDKHECPFGRCAIELTRMLCEILQVGELPNEGCNDYHPMFFTHDRAWEEFFCVCIQLLNKTWKEMRATAEDFNKVMQVVREQITRTLAMKPSSLDQLKGKLRGLSYSEILRLRQSERMSQDDFQSPPIIELRERIQPEILELIKQQRLNRLCEGSCFRKLGNRRRQEKFWFCRLSLNHKVLHYGDLDESPQGEVPFELLTDKIPVSDIKSVVTGKDCPHMKEKSALKQNKEVLEQAFSILYDPDENLNFVAPNKYEYCIWTDGLCALLGREMGSDLTRSDLDTLISMEMKLRLLDLENITIPEAPPPVPKEPSTYNFTYNYG, encoded by the exons ctGGTCTCTGTCTGGCTCGGAGCAGTTTGCCCTGCGTTATGCTGACGGTCCTCAGCTCTACATTACTGAGCAG AGCCGTAGTGAAATCAAGAATGGAACCATCCTTCGATTAGCCATATCTTCT gcCCGTGCAGCGCGGCAGCTCCTGGACAGGATCCAGTCGCACGGCATAGACTCCCGCCTGGAGGCCCTGAAGGAGCTGGCCAAGCTGTCAGCTGACCCCACCTTCGCCACTGAGTTCATCAGCATGGAGGGCATTGGGACCCTGGCGCGCCTGGTGGAGAGTGGCACCCA CTTTGGGGAGATGCTGGCCTTCACTCTCACAGCCTTCCTGGAGCTGATGGACCATGGCATTGTGTCCTGGGACCTTATCTCTCTGTCCTTCATCAAACAG gttggaaaggtcagtgtggagtgcaatagagactgcatcatctgtggatctgttggggag ATTGCGGGCTACGTGAACCAGCCGATGGTGGACGTATCCATCCTGCAGCGCTCACTGGCCATCCTGGAAAGCATGGTCCTCAACAGCCACAGCCTCTACCACCGGGTGGCGCAGGAGATCACCGTTGGACAGCTCATCGGGCACCT GTCCAATCAGGAGATCCAGACATACGCCATCGCACTAATCAACGCCCTCTTCCTCAAGGCACCAGAGGACAGGCGGCAG GAGATGGCGAGCACCCTGGCACAGAAACACCTACGATCCATCATCCTCAAT CATGTTATCCGAGGCAACCGACCTATCAAAGCTGAGATGGCACACCAGCTGTACGTGCTGCAGGTGCTTACCTTTAACCTTTTGGAAGAACGGATGATGACCAAGATGGATCCCAGTGACCAG GCCCAGAGGGACATTATTTTTGAGCTGCGCAGGATTGCGTTTGATGGGGAGAATGACCCTAGTGGCACAGAGAAGAGAAAGGCCATGTACACCAAGGACTACAAGATGCTGGGTTTCACT AACCATGTGAACCCTGCCATGGACTTTACTCAGACCCCTCCAGGAATGCTGGCCCTGGACAACATGCTCTACCTGGCCAAGCTGCACCAGGACACCTACATCAGG ATTGTTCTAGAGAACAGCAGCCGCGAGGACAAACACGAGTGTCCCTTCGGACGCTGTGCCATCGAGCTCACCCGAATGCTGTGTGAGATACTACAAGTGGGAGAATTGC CCAATGAGGGCTGCAACGACTACCACCCCATGTTCTTTACTCACGACCGGGCGTGGGAGGAGTTCTTCTGCGTCTGCATCCAACTGCTCAACAAGACCTGGAAGGAGATGAGGGCCACGGCTGAAGACTTCAACAAG GTGATGCAGGTGGTTCGGGAGCAGATCACCCGGACTCTGGCTATGAAGCCCTCGTCCCTGGACCAGCTAAAAGGGAAACTACGAGGCCTCAGCTACTCTGAGATCCTGCGTCTGCGCCAGTCAGAGAGGATGAGCCAGGACGACTTTCAGTCACCACCCATCAT tgaaCTGCGTGAGAGGATCCAGCCAGAGATACTGGAGCTGATTAAGCAACAGCGACTGAACCGCCTGTGTGAGGGAAGCTGCTTCCGCAAGCTTGGCAACCGCCGCAGACAAG AGAAGTTCTGGTTTTGCCGCCTGTCTCTGAACCACAAGGTGCTTCACTATGGAGATCTGGACGAGTCTCCCCAGGGGGAAGTACCTTTTGAGCTGCTCACCGACAAGA TCCCCGTGTCTGATATCAAGTCAGTGGTGACGGGGAAGGACTGTCCCCACATGAAAGAGAAGAGTGCACTGAAACAAAATAAG GAGGTATTGGAGCAGGCCTTCTCCATCCTGTACGATCCTGATGAAAACCTCAACTTTGTGGCTCCCAACAAATACGAG TACTGTATCTGGACTGATGGGCTGTGTGCGTTGTTGGGGCGAGAGATGGGCAGTGACCTCACACGCAGCGACCTGGACACGCTCATCTCCATGGAGATGAAGCTCCGCCTCCTGGACCTGGAGAACATCACCATACCCGAAGCCCCTCCCCCCGTGCCAAAGGAGCCTAGCACTTACAACTTCACCTACAACTACGGCTGA
- the LOC139535963 gene encoding engulfment and cell motility protein 2 isoform X6 encodes MPPPSDIVKVAIEWPGANAQLMEIDQKKPLSSIIREVCDGWSLSGSEQFALRYADGPQLYITEQSRSEIKNGTILRLAISSARAARQLLDRIQSHGIDSRLEALKELAKLSADPTFATEFISMEGIGTLARLVESGTHFGEMLAFTLTAFLELMDHGIVSWDLISLSFIKQIAGYVNQPMVDVSILQRSLAILESMVLNSHSLYHRVAQEITVGQLIGHLQVSNQEIQTYAIALINALFLKAPEDRRQEMASTLAQKHLRSIILNHVIRGNRPIKAEMAHQLYVLQVLTFNLLEERMMTKMDPSDQAQRDIIFELRRIAFDGENDPSGTEKRKAMYTKDYKMLGFTNHVNPAMDFTQTPPGMLALDNMLYLAKLHQDTYIRIVLENSSREDKHECPFGRCAIELTRMLCEILQVGELPNEGCNDYHPMFFTHDRAWEEFFCVCIQLLNKTWKEMRATAEDFNKVMQVVREQITRTLAMKPSSLDQLKGKLRGLSYSEILRLRQSERMSQDDFQSPPIIELRERIQPEILELIKQQRLNRLCEGSCFRKLGNRRRQEKFWFCRLSLNHKVLHYGDLDESPQGEVPFELLTDKIPVSDIKSVVTGKDCPHMKEKSALKQNKEVLEQAFSILYDPDENLNFVAPNKYEYCIWTDGLCALLGREMGSDLTRSDLDTLISMEMKLRLLDLENITIPEAPPPVPKEPSTYNFTYNYG; translated from the exons ctGGTCTCTGTCTGGCTCGGAGCAGTTTGCCCTGCGTTATGCTGACGGTCCTCAGCTCTACATTACTGAGCAG AGCCGTAGTGAAATCAAGAATGGAACCATCCTTCGATTAGCCATATCTTCT gcCCGTGCAGCGCGGCAGCTCCTGGACAGGATCCAGTCGCACGGCATAGACTCCCGCCTGGAGGCCCTGAAGGAGCTGGCCAAGCTGTCAGCTGACCCCACCTTCGCCACTGAGTTCATCAGCATGGAGGGCATTGGGACCCTGGCGCGCCTGGTGGAGAGTGGCACCCA CTTTGGGGAGATGCTGGCCTTCACTCTCACAGCCTTCCTGGAGCTGATGGACCATGGCATTGTGTCCTGGGACCTTATCTCTCTGTCCTTCATCAAACAG ATTGCGGGCTACGTGAACCAGCCGATGGTGGACGTATCCATCCTGCAGCGCTCACTGGCCATCCTGGAAAGCATGGTCCTCAACAGCCACAGCCTCTACCACCGGGTGGCGCAGGAGATCACCGTTGGACAGCTCATCGGGCACCTGCAagt GTCCAATCAGGAGATCCAGACATACGCCATCGCACTAATCAACGCCCTCTTCCTCAAGGCACCAGAGGACAGGCGGCAG GAGATGGCGAGCACCCTGGCACAGAAACACCTACGATCCATCATCCTCAAT CATGTTATCCGAGGCAACCGACCTATCAAAGCTGAGATGGCACACCAGCTGTACGTGCTGCAGGTGCTTACCTTTAACCTTTTGGAAGAACGGATGATGACCAAGATGGATCCCAGTGACCAG GCCCAGAGGGACATTATTTTTGAGCTGCGCAGGATTGCGTTTGATGGGGAGAATGACCCTAGTGGCACAGAGAAGAGAAAGGCCATGTACACCAAGGACTACAAGATGCTGGGTTTCACT AACCATGTGAACCCTGCCATGGACTTTACTCAGACCCCTCCAGGAATGCTGGCCCTGGACAACATGCTCTACCTGGCCAAGCTGCACCAGGACACCTACATCAGG ATTGTTCTAGAGAACAGCAGCCGCGAGGACAAACACGAGTGTCCCTTCGGACGCTGTGCCATCGAGCTCACCCGAATGCTGTGTGAGATACTACAAGTGGGAGAATTGC CCAATGAGGGCTGCAACGACTACCACCCCATGTTCTTTACTCACGACCGGGCGTGGGAGGAGTTCTTCTGCGTCTGCATCCAACTGCTCAACAAGACCTGGAAGGAGATGAGGGCCACGGCTGAAGACTTCAACAAG GTGATGCAGGTGGTTCGGGAGCAGATCACCCGGACTCTGGCTATGAAGCCCTCGTCCCTGGACCAGCTAAAAGGGAAACTACGAGGCCTCAGCTACTCTGAGATCCTGCGTCTGCGCCAGTCAGAGAGGATGAGCCAGGACGACTTTCAGTCACCACCCATCAT tgaaCTGCGTGAGAGGATCCAGCCAGAGATACTGGAGCTGATTAAGCAACAGCGACTGAACCGCCTGTGTGAGGGAAGCTGCTTCCGCAAGCTTGGCAACCGCCGCAGACAAG AGAAGTTCTGGTTTTGCCGCCTGTCTCTGAACCACAAGGTGCTTCACTATGGAGATCTGGACGAGTCTCCCCAGGGGGAAGTACCTTTTGAGCTGCTCACCGACAAGA TCCCCGTGTCTGATATCAAGTCAGTGGTGACGGGGAAGGACTGTCCCCACATGAAAGAGAAGAGTGCACTGAAACAAAATAAG GAGGTATTGGAGCAGGCCTTCTCCATCCTGTACGATCCTGATGAAAACCTCAACTTTGTGGCTCCCAACAAATACGAG TACTGTATCTGGACTGATGGGCTGTGTGCGTTGTTGGGGCGAGAGATGGGCAGTGACCTCACACGCAGCGACCTGGACACGCTCATCTCCATGGAGATGAAGCTCCGCCTCCTGGACCTGGAGAACATCACCATACCCGAAGCCCCTCCCCCCGTGCCAAAGGAGCCTAGCACTTACAACTTCACCTACAACTACGGCTGA
- the LOC139535963 gene encoding engulfment and cell motility protein 2 isoform X1: MPPPSDIVKVAIEWPGANAQLMEIDQKKPLSSIIREVCDGWSLSGSEQFALRYADGPQLYITEQSRSEIKNGTILRLAISSARAARQLLDRIQSHGIDSRLEALKELAKLSADPTFATEFISMEGIGTLARLVESGTHFGEMLAFTLTAFLELMDHGIVSWDLISLSFIKQVGKVSVECNRDCIICGSVGEIAGYVNQPMVDVSILQRSLAILESMVLNSHSLYHRVAQEITVGQLIGHLQVSNQEIQTYAIALINALFLKAPEDRRQEEHTNPLDQRLTEMASTLAQKHLRSIILNHVIRGNRPIKAEMAHQLYVLQVLTFNLLEERMMTKMDPSDQAQRDIIFELRRIAFDGENDPSGTEKRKAMYTKDYKMLGFTNHVNPAMDFTQTPPGMLALDNMLYLAKLHQDTYIRIVLENSSREDKHECPFGRCAIELTRMLCEILQVGELPNEGCNDYHPMFFTHDRAWEEFFCVCIQLLNKTWKEMRATAEDFNKVMQVVREQITRTLAMKPSSLDQLKGKLRGLSYSEILRLRQSERMSQDDFQSPPIIELRERIQPEILELIKQQRLNRLCEGSCFRKLGNRRRQEKFWFCRLSLNHKVLHYGDLDESPQGEVPFELLTDKIPVSDIKSVVTGKDCPHMKEKSALKQNKEVLEQAFSILYDPDENLNFVAPNKYEYCIWTDGLCALLGREMGSDLTRSDLDTLISMEMKLRLLDLENITIPEAPPPVPKEPSTYNFTYNYG, encoded by the exons ctGGTCTCTGTCTGGCTCGGAGCAGTTTGCCCTGCGTTATGCTGACGGTCCTCAGCTCTACATTACTGAGCAG AGCCGTAGTGAAATCAAGAATGGAACCATCCTTCGATTAGCCATATCTTCT gcCCGTGCAGCGCGGCAGCTCCTGGACAGGATCCAGTCGCACGGCATAGACTCCCGCCTGGAGGCCCTGAAGGAGCTGGCCAAGCTGTCAGCTGACCCCACCTTCGCCACTGAGTTCATCAGCATGGAGGGCATTGGGACCCTGGCGCGCCTGGTGGAGAGTGGCACCCA CTTTGGGGAGATGCTGGCCTTCACTCTCACAGCCTTCCTGGAGCTGATGGACCATGGCATTGTGTCCTGGGACCTTATCTCTCTGTCCTTCATCAAACAG gttggaaaggtcagtgtggagtgcaatagagactgcatcatctgtggatctgttggggag ATTGCGGGCTACGTGAACCAGCCGATGGTGGACGTATCCATCCTGCAGCGCTCACTGGCCATCCTGGAAAGCATGGTCCTCAACAGCCACAGCCTCTACCACCGGGTGGCGCAGGAGATCACCGTTGGACAGCTCATCGGGCACCTGCAagt GTCCAATCAGGAGATCCAGACATACGCCATCGCACTAATCAACGCCCTCTTCCTCAAGGCACCAGAGGACAGGCGGCAG gAGGAGCATACTAACCCCCTGGACCAGCGGCTCACA GAGATGGCGAGCACCCTGGCACAGAAACACCTACGATCCATCATCCTCAAT CATGTTATCCGAGGCAACCGACCTATCAAAGCTGAGATGGCACACCAGCTGTACGTGCTGCAGGTGCTTACCTTTAACCTTTTGGAAGAACGGATGATGACCAAGATGGATCCCAGTGACCAG GCCCAGAGGGACATTATTTTTGAGCTGCGCAGGATTGCGTTTGATGGGGAGAATGACCCTAGTGGCACAGAGAAGAGAAAGGCCATGTACACCAAGGACTACAAGATGCTGGGTTTCACT AACCATGTGAACCCTGCCATGGACTTTACTCAGACCCCTCCAGGAATGCTGGCCCTGGACAACATGCTCTACCTGGCCAAGCTGCACCAGGACACCTACATCAGG ATTGTTCTAGAGAACAGCAGCCGCGAGGACAAACACGAGTGTCCCTTCGGACGCTGTGCCATCGAGCTCACCCGAATGCTGTGTGAGATACTACAAGTGGGAGAATTGC CCAATGAGGGCTGCAACGACTACCACCCCATGTTCTTTACTCACGACCGGGCGTGGGAGGAGTTCTTCTGCGTCTGCATCCAACTGCTCAACAAGACCTGGAAGGAGATGAGGGCCACGGCTGAAGACTTCAACAAG GTGATGCAGGTGGTTCGGGAGCAGATCACCCGGACTCTGGCTATGAAGCCCTCGTCCCTGGACCAGCTAAAAGGGAAACTACGAGGCCTCAGCTACTCTGAGATCCTGCGTCTGCGCCAGTCAGAGAGGATGAGCCAGGACGACTTTCAGTCACCACCCATCAT tgaaCTGCGTGAGAGGATCCAGCCAGAGATACTGGAGCTGATTAAGCAACAGCGACTGAACCGCCTGTGTGAGGGAAGCTGCTTCCGCAAGCTTGGCAACCGCCGCAGACAAG AGAAGTTCTGGTTTTGCCGCCTGTCTCTGAACCACAAGGTGCTTCACTATGGAGATCTGGACGAGTCTCCCCAGGGGGAAGTACCTTTTGAGCTGCTCACCGACAAGA TCCCCGTGTCTGATATCAAGTCAGTGGTGACGGGGAAGGACTGTCCCCACATGAAAGAGAAGAGTGCACTGAAACAAAATAAG GAGGTATTGGAGCAGGCCTTCTCCATCCTGTACGATCCTGATGAAAACCTCAACTTTGTGGCTCCCAACAAATACGAG TACTGTATCTGGACTGATGGGCTGTGTGCGTTGTTGGGGCGAGAGATGGGCAGTGACCTCACACGCAGCGACCTGGACACGCTCATCTCCATGGAGATGAAGCTCCGCCTCCTGGACCTGGAGAACATCACCATACCCGAAGCCCCTCCCCCCGTGCCAAAGGAGCCTAGCACTTACAACTTCACCTACAACTACGGCTGA